A single Planctomycetia bacterium DNA region contains:
- a CDS encoding ferritin-like domain-containing protein: MQLSTLRELYIDELKDLYSAENQLLKALPKMAKAATSEPLKRGFEKHLEETKGQVERLETIFEALGKSPKGKKCKAMEGLVEESKELLEEDAEPEVLDAGLIAAAQRVEHYEMAGYGCVRTYAQLLGETAAAKLLQATLDEEGKTDKALTQLAEKINVDAEGDEESEEETAETKAPRKRRKMSLASK; encoded by the coding sequence CGACGAGCTTAAGGATCTTTACAGCGCAGAAAACCAGTTGTTGAAAGCGCTGCCGAAGATGGCGAAAGCCGCGACCTCGGAACCGTTGAAACGGGGCTTCGAGAAGCACCTCGAAGAAACCAAGGGGCAGGTCGAACGCCTAGAGACGATTTTCGAGGCCCTCGGCAAGAGCCCGAAGGGAAAGAAATGCAAAGCGATGGAAGGGCTCGTCGAAGAATCGAAGGAACTGCTTGAGGAAGACGCCGAGCCGGAGGTGCTCGATGCGGGCCTGATCGCGGCGGCGCAGCGCGTCGAACATTATGAAATGGCCGGCTACGGGTGCGTGCGCACCTATGCCCAACTGCTCGGCGAAACCGCGGCGGCGAAGCTGCTGCAAGCGACGCTCGATGAAGAAGGGAAGACCGACAAGGCCCTGACGCAACTCGCGGAAAAGATCAATGTCGATGCGGAAGGGGATGAAGAGTCCGAGGAAGAAACAGCCGAGACGAAGGCTCCGCGGAAGCGCCGCAAGATGAGCCTGGCCTCAAAGTAA
- a CDS encoding flippase-like domain-containing protein, whose translation MLRVADSASVDEPTRRRSRPAVRVFSTLATLALGAGLVWMAARNLDLEELRAGLRSVRMLPFVFAAVVLMGGPLVLAVEWRIILRGGGEQALGLRTLAPMTIVTLFWQNIAHFMLGYGYALHRFVQREGVRPASALGVVSIDQLAEGIAKAAFSGALVFYFAAPDRAATLLPGLFAGAIVGYLALRPVLRRAVARLALRSERSPTGRKRLVSGPMIERYSRMWNERAVWLCVGLAMFKKMFKVAAAAAVQFALGLDLPPIAPFVFIAVLDCATLVPLIPGHMGVYEATAAATYVRFGAGQESALLVGVLYHAAFLVAAIVPASIVVVYQTARKAAGQIDSPAEAEPELMPEAAVFDLPSAADDEVAAEEMAA comes from the coding sequence ATGCTCCGCGTCGCCGACTCCGCCTCCGTTGATGAGCCGACTCGTCGGCGCAGCCGGCCTGCGGTGCGCGTCTTCTCGACGCTGGCGACTCTCGCGCTCGGGGCGGGGCTGGTTTGGATGGCCGCGCGGAATCTCGATCTCGAGGAACTGCGAGCCGGCTTGCGATCGGTGCGCATGTTGCCGTTCGTGTTCGCGGCGGTCGTCTTGATGGGTGGGCCGCTGGTGTTGGCCGTCGAATGGCGGATCATTCTTCGCGGCGGCGGCGAGCAGGCGCTCGGCCTCCGCACGCTCGCGCCGATGACCATCGTCACGCTCTTCTGGCAAAACATCGCGCACTTCATGCTCGGCTATGGCTATGCCTTGCATCGGTTCGTGCAGCGCGAAGGGGTGCGGCCGGCGAGCGCGCTTGGCGTCGTCTCGATCGATCAACTCGCCGAAGGGATCGCCAAGGCGGCGTTCTCGGGTGCCTTGGTCTTCTACTTCGCCGCACCGGATCGAGCCGCGACGTTGCTACCCGGCCTGTTCGCCGGCGCCATCGTCGGCTATCTCGCCTTGCGGCCGGTTCTGCGCCGCGCCGTTGCGCGGCTCGCGCTCCGGTCGGAACGAAGCCCGACCGGCCGGAAGCGGTTGGTGTCGGGCCCGATGATCGAGCGCTATAGCCGGATGTGGAACGAACGGGCCGTGTGGCTGTGCGTCGGGCTCGCGATGTTTAAGAAGATGTTCAAGGTCGCGGCTGCGGCTGCCGTGCAGTTCGCGCTCGGGCTCGACTTGCCGCCGATCGCGCCGTTCGTGTTCATCGCCGTCCTCGATTGCGCCACGCTCGTACCGCTCATCCCCGGGCATATGGGGGTTTACGAAGCGACCGCCGCAGCGACTTACGTTCGGTTCGGGGCCGGGCAAGAGTCGGCCTTGCTCGTCGGCGTCCTCTATCACGCGGCGTTTTTAGTCGCGGCGATCGTCCCTGCGAGCATCGTCGTCGTGTATCAAACGGCGCGCAAAGCGGCGGGGCAAATCGATTCGCCGGCAGAAGCCGAACCGGAGTTGATGCCGGAAGCTGCCGTGTTCGATCTGCCGAGCGCAGCCGATGATGAAGTCGCGGCCGAAGAGATGGCGGCTTGA